A single window of Rubripirellula lacrimiformis DNA harbors:
- a CDS encoding coiled-coil domain-containing protein, whose protein sequence is MQVASRRPKLQIRSPLELAIRGVLARPVYVVCSLIIALLVAAGLATQMRSERYRYVGKMLYSPNRVTEPYYVSPDLRNLTGAVISPSLMTDLYDRWDVPIDFEVFTDRLRFDVSSDAALETAYMSKDEQQARELLQDAMEEFIRKARTFRANSIRQHVDDFQREIEVAAEAKLAADIRLRDKLRLGQVRTIESLTAEMVKIRQSISDAENRIAAALDRQQLSRAQFESMLALQNVERKVPRPSDQDRGDSDDAKTMVSTDEDGDSDEASDEQKDIDSDAASRDLAASTYENEREAIEASYDLQKQKLLEDRIRREKELASFKVRIDVARKEFDRAKLLHERDLISDANFERAKGDLEVLMANQNEQVRQLEEKLLQINGRISGRTDSMPLLGAVAIPGMPLAAAGQSNEHQTIALLRGSEVAADANLQYLESEIQGHKTRLQELVSLQNEIKPLQDDVELADLTLGRLKTRRETFQQASRSGTDELRIVQDATPMINGVSSNATKWFAAGFVAAFGCLITPLFLVSLKSALDRRPETGSSFGLAVLGRAPSRKQFEKNAVTANSEMARIALRICHRLGTSQGVVTLASDDREHAETLAHHVTQVLHGEGRTATTIDSSKLVRSWPVNEVADVHHDPEAGHGVCLRELQQQSDFVLVFSPLFADALQLEQSASRSSGMVLSVPPTDLHSARMQRTIADLATLETPVLGVVVQQ, encoded by the coding sequence GTGCAAGTTGCATCCCGTCGTCCGAAGCTGCAAATTCGGTCACCCCTTGAATTGGCCATTCGTGGGGTCTTGGCTCGTCCCGTGTATGTCGTTTGCAGTCTGATCATTGCGTTGCTGGTTGCGGCGGGCTTGGCGACTCAAATGCGAAGCGAACGCTATCGGTACGTCGGCAAGATGCTGTATTCACCCAACCGAGTGACCGAACCCTATTACGTTTCACCCGATCTGCGGAACCTGACCGGCGCCGTCATCAGTCCCTCGCTGATGACTGATCTGTACGATCGATGGGATGTGCCGATCGACTTCGAAGTTTTTACCGATCGGTTGCGGTTTGACGTTTCCAGCGACGCGGCTTTAGAAACCGCCTACATGTCGAAAGACGAACAGCAGGCACGTGAACTGTTGCAAGACGCGATGGAAGAGTTCATTCGCAAGGCACGCACCTTTCGCGCCAATTCAATCCGCCAACATGTGGATGATTTCCAACGTGAAATCGAGGTCGCGGCCGAAGCCAAACTGGCCGCGGACATTCGGCTGCGCGACAAACTGCGACTGGGCCAAGTGCGCACGATCGAATCCTTGACGGCCGAAATGGTCAAAATACGTCAATCGATTTCGGATGCTGAAAATCGCATCGCTGCGGCGCTGGATCGACAACAGCTTAGCCGAGCACAGTTCGAGAGCATGTTGGCGCTGCAGAATGTGGAACGCAAAGTGCCGCGTCCGAGCGATCAAGATCGTGGTGATAGCGACGACGCGAAGACGATGGTCAGCACGGATGAGGATGGTGATTCCGATGAAGCGTCAGACGAGCAGAAAGATATCGATAGCGACGCCGCGTCCCGTGATCTAGCGGCATCTACCTACGAAAACGAACGAGAGGCGATCGAAGCGAGCTACGATCTGCAAAAACAGAAACTGTTGGAAGACCGTATCCGCCGAGAAAAAGAACTGGCAAGTTTCAAGGTTCGAATCGACGTCGCACGAAAGGAATTTGATCGGGCCAAGCTGTTGCACGAGCGTGATTTGATCAGCGATGCAAACTTTGAACGAGCCAAGGGGGATCTGGAAGTGTTGATGGCGAATCAGAATGAACAGGTTCGCCAGCTAGAAGAAAAACTGCTTCAGATCAATGGACGCATCAGCGGGCGTACCGACAGCATGCCCTTGCTTGGCGCCGTTGCCATCCCAGGGATGCCGCTGGCCGCAGCCGGTCAGTCGAACGAACATCAAACGATTGCTCTGTTGCGTGGCAGCGAGGTCGCGGCGGATGCCAATCTGCAGTACCTGGAATCGGAAATTCAAGGACACAAAACGCGGCTGCAGGAACTGGTGTCGCTGCAAAATGAAATCAAGCCCTTGCAGGACGACGTCGAATTGGCCGACCTGACACTGGGCCGTTTGAAGACGCGTCGCGAAACGTTCCAGCAGGCTAGTCGATCGGGAACCGACGAGTTGCGGATCGTGCAAGACGCCACTCCGATGATCAACGGTGTATCCAGCAACGCAACGAAGTGGTTCGCCGCGGGGTTTGTCGCCGCTTTTGGTTGCCTGATCACGCCCCTGTTTTTGGTGTCGCTTAAGTCCGCCCTTGATCGCCGACCAGAAACCGGATCGTCGTTCGGGCTTGCCGTTCTGGGCCGGGCCCCGAGTCGAAAACAGTTCGAAAAGAATGCTGTGACGGCCAACTCGGAAATGGCGCGGATCGCACTTCGCATTTGCCACCGGTTGGGGACATCCCAAGGGGTCGTCACACTGGCTAGCGATGATCGTGAACATGCCGAAACTCTGGCGCATCATGTCACCCAGGTTCTGCACGGGGAAGGTCGGACGGCGACCACGATCGATTCGTCAAAACTGGTCCGCAGTTGGCCTGTCAACGAAGTCGCTGATGTCCATCATGATCCAGAGGCCGGTCACGGCGTCTGTTTGCGGGAACTGCAGCAACAGTCCGACTTCGTGCTGGTCTTCAGCCCTCTGTTCGCAGATGCATTGCAATTGGAACAATCCGCTAGCCGAAGTTCGGGCATGGTCTTGTCGGTCCCACCGACGGACCTGCATTCGGCGCGGATGCAGCGGACGATCGCGGACTTGGCCACGCTGGAAACACCCGTGCTGGGTGTGGTCGTCCAACAGTAG